Below is a genomic region from Xylanibacillus composti.
TCAAAAATTTGCAGCGAGCTGCCGAGGAGGCAAGGCGATATTTGGAGGAAAGTGATTTGCGAAAATAAAAAGCCACCGTTTTCCGGTGGCTACCTTGCGAATATATTTGCCAATACGGCCCTTTGCGAATAAATGCACACCTGTAGGTGGCCAAGTTGCGTAAATGCCCTTCGGCATATTTAAATTATACCAATTCAACTGGATTGTCAAGTGAGGAGTGATTTACTTGAACATCGAGGAATGTATTGAATTTTTGGGCTACAGAATAGACCGGATCGATCAGCCGATGCTTGACCTATCCGTGCCGGCTGTGAATGGAATTACCGCTACAAATGAGGGATTGCAGGTTAATCGCAATCGTTTATCCAAAATGGCTCTTCCGGACGAACAACTCAAGCAAGTCAAACGTGTATGGCTGGTTGGAATTTGGGACGATTCAAACGCGCGAGGGATATCGGTTTTTGAAGATGAAACAATGATTGGCGCGCTGCAGCAGGCTGTCGAGCACGTAAGAAAAAAACGAATGGAGGAGAAAACATGATTTTGCCAATGAAGGCGATTACCGTTTGGCAGCCGTGGGCGACGCTGATCGCGTTGCGACTCAAGCGACTGGAGACGCGAGGTTGGGCGACGTCCTACCGCGGTTCGCTGGCCATCCATGCAGCCAAGTATATCGATCGCGAAGCTTGCGAACGGGAGCCGATCAAGTCGGCGTTAGCCGAGCACGCCTACGCGGCCGAAAATCTGCCGACGGGAGCGGTGGTGGCATTGGCTAGCTTATCAGGCTGTTACCGCATTTACAACACAGTTGATAATGGTGTGCATATCGTCAGATGCCCAAATGATGAATATGAGTTCGATAAGGTTCATTACATCGGAAGAAAAGAAGAAGTGTTTGGAGATTACACAGAAGGTCGGTATGCCTGGGAATTGACTGACGTTAGGAAGTTGGATGAGCCGATCCCGGCCAAAGGTAAGCAGCGGATCTGGAATTGGGAAGGAGGTACATATGAAGCAGCTAACTCATAAGCAAGCGGCCGCGCTGGCTAGCATCGAATCCTTCATCCAGCGCAACAGCTACTCACCGACGATCCGGGAGCTGGCCAAAGAACTCAGGTATAAGAGCAGTTCTACGGTGCATGCGCTGCTGGACAAGTTGGAGGAGAAAGGCTACATCAGCCGCGAGGAGGCGGGGCCGCGGACGATTAGGGTACTCAAGGGGACGCAGCCAAGCAGTGACGAGTTGGCCACAATGAATGAAACTCTTATTCAGCAAATGCAAGTCATTGCGGACACCTCGACAGAAGAATCTATTGCAGGAGCTGCACGACAGACATTACGGGATTTAGGAGTTTATATGGAGTCAAAATAAAAAATCCCCCGCACCTTGGCCGGACCGCGGGGGATTCACTGATCTAATCTCACCATCATTATAGCACAACATGGAGGATGGTGAGGGGGAATGGCAATGGTATGGCAGACAGAATTATTCCCAACAGCGTCTGAAGCGGAGATCCGGCGCACAAAGTTCCTGCTCAGCAAGTACAAGAGCATGAGAATGCTTATGGACGATTTTGAAAGGTACGAGGCTGACTTGCGCCAGGTAGCCGTTGACGGTGAGGTCTCCAGGCGCATCGATGACGAAGATTTGCATGCAGACAAGACGGCCAACGCCGCTGTGCTCGCGGAAAAACAGCGCTGGGTATACCAGCAGTATAGGTTTTATACGAGCCAGCTCCAACGCGCGGCCGGGCTGATACAGGATGGGGAGGCGAGGAGGGCTATTGATTATCGTTATATTCAGGGGTTTTCGTTCAAGGAGACGGTTCTCTTCTTTCGTCAATCGCTGAGCGACAGCACAGTAAGGCGTAAACTTGCGGAGGGGACGGAGTCAGTGGCCAACACACTGAAACTGTTCGGATTCTTCGAGCATGATGAAGTGGAATTTTGACTGTAAAGTGACTGTAACTTGACCGTAAGTTGAATATCACTTGACGCTTTTCCCGTGGTATATTGGTATCGTGCTTAATGAGGTTGATCGCCTCTCTCCTCCAGTTGCCGCTCCGAAAGGGGCGGCTATTTCATTCTTAACGGATCAGGAATTCGCAGTTCACTTTAAGAAAGTAGGATCCGTTATCAAACTTTACAGCTTCATCATTATGGGATTCGATGACTCCGCCATAATCAAGAATAGCGCCGTCTTGCCAGACGATCACAGGAATCTGGAAAAAGACTGCGTTATCGAAGTCGGCTGGGGATTTGAGGATATAGCCTTTTTGTATTATTTACTCACCTTGATTTCGAAGTTGTCGGATTGATCATTCGTATATTCGAAAGCCAGCATGCCGAGGTGGTAAAAAACGAACAGGATTGAGGCTACAATGGCCAGTGCAAATATGCGTTGGAATATAAGCTTTAATATCTTGTTCATGGTAGCACCTCCTGATACATGTTTCGACAAGAAAGAAGGGGAATCCTTCCTTGTGACGATGATTAATCAGCTGATACAATATTGATGAGGTGATGAAAAATTGCTGAACTTAAACGGCGGAGTTATCGTGAGGATCAACGGTGAACTTATCCCTGTCAAAAATGCATCCATAACGTTTTATAAGCATGGTGAGTGGTGTGCATCATTTGAACTGCAAAAGCCTATTAACATTATTCAATCGCCTTTTGATTTTACGATTATTGATGCAAATAACGACGAATTCATTGGACGAAACGCAGGAATAGAATCATGGGATCCGTCATACAGCTATCAATCCATTGAGTTGCGTGGTTTTGAAGGGTTGCTGAAGACAGGAGTAGAATAACTTTGCAGCTTGCAGTCGCTCATTTGAGCGGCTTTTTCATTTGCCTGCAAACCAAATCAATGCAAGTGAGGCTGAGATTTTTTTACGAAAGTTCCACGCCCCACTCCAGTGTCATATATTGTCCGATGCTGGAAAGTAATGTATGATTGTGGTGGGAGGTGTTGTAATGGATAAATTCAATGTCACGCTCAAAATGTCTGATGGTGAAACGATCAAATTCGTAAAAGAAAGTATGTATGAAATTCTTGTACAAGAAATCACAGAAGGAAACAACGGTTGGATTGAGTACGGGGATGGGTATATAAATTCCAGGTATGTTAAATCGTTCAGCATTAGTCCTTTTGAAGATGAAGCGGATAAAGAAGATCAAAACGCTGCTGCTGTGCAAGCATTACGTGGAATGAAATTATATAGATGATCACCGAGTATTGCATATTTTTATTTTTAATCTGGCCTCAGAATGTCATCTCGACATTTTGAGGTTTACTACTTTATTTTGCATTTGTTCTGGCAAGAACTTTGTGAGGCAAGCCACCTCATAAAGCCTTGCTTCTTTTAATACGATATTTCAAATCGTACTCTTATCAGCCGCCAAATAGCAACGAGATCAAGCTTCAGTTTAATTCGCATTTGCAAGAATCCCTCCTTTCTTATGGGATCGATATTTATTGTATCCATAGGGTTGAAATACATGCATGAAAAACCAACTTAACACAAGGAGGCGGCCATCATGCCCCAGATCATGCTCGACATTCCGCAGTACGGCCCATGGCTGCTGACGCACAAAGGCGACCGCGCCTGCCGGCAGCTCGCCGATCGGCATTACTCGCGGCAGCATGTCGGGGCGCCGATGTTCTGCCGGCCGGGCCGTAACCTCGTGCTGCGGACGGCCGCTGGCGATGTGGTGTGGGTGACCTGGTCGGGTATTCGCGATGATGGCTTGCAAGCCTGGGAATGCACGCTCTTCCGCAACGAGTCGCCTCACTTATCCAGCGACATGATCCGCGCTGCGATCGAAGCAACAATCGCTGAGTGGGGCCAGCCGCCGCCTGAAGGCATAATCACATACGTCGATTCCTCGAAAGTCCGGAGCTCAAATCCGGGCTTTTGTTTTTGTCTGCTGGATTTAAGCGGATTGGACGGAGCAAGCGGCGGGGGTTGGTGTTGCTGCAGCTTCTGATTGACCAAAGTCATACATTGTCGGATACTGGAAGATGATGTGTGATGTTAGTGGGGTGAACATGTATGAAGGATTTCTTTTCGCAAGTGAGTGCGGACGCTTGGGTACAATCAATCGGAACCGTTATCGGGGCTTTCTTAGGTGCGCTGCTAGCTGGGGCTATTTCATTATTGATTTATAGACGTGATATGAGGTGGAAAAGAAGAAAAGAATTTAGGGGATTTTATAGAAATTATGTTGCATATTACAGGAGACATATCGAGGGAGTTCTAGATCTGATAGGACGCATCGAATTGGATCCGCCGGACTTTAAAAGAAATGAACTATTGATCGGAGCTTTAAGCGAAACCATTGATTATGTAAAAGGATTTTATTTAAAGCACGTCGAGAAAGAATCGCCGGCAGATTTATACGCTGATTTTGAGAAATTGTATCATGCATTGATAATGGTCCAAACCTTTTCGAAATATTTAAAGAATGAGGACGAGTTCTTCACTTTCTCTCAAGCCTTCAACATTACAGAAATCGTTGCGAACTCCGCAGATCAAGTAAAGAGGCTTGTAAAATTAATTGATGGTAAGGCGAAGAAATATGAATAGGATTCAAGACTTCTAAACCGGTGCTTTTTCTTTTGGAGGGAGACTATATGAACATTCAAATCATTTCTATTGATCGCATCAATCCAGCAGC
It encodes:
- a CDS encoding ASCH domain-containing protein → MILPMKAITVWQPWATLIALRLKRLETRGWATSYRGSLAIHAAKYIDREACEREPIKSALAEHAYAAENLPTGAVVALASLSGCYRIYNTVDNGVHIVRCPNDEYEFDKVHYIGRKEEVFGDYTEGRYAWELTDVRKLDEPIPAKGKQRIWNWEGGTYEAANS
- a CDS encoding LexA family protein, yielding MKQLTHKQAAALASIESFIQRNSYSPTIRELAKELRYKSSSTVHALLDKLEEKGYISREEAGPRTIRVLKGTQPSSDELATMNETLIQQMQVIADTSTEESIAGAARQTLRDLGVYMESK